Proteins from a genomic interval of Papaver somniferum cultivar HN1 chromosome 4, ASM357369v1, whole genome shotgun sequence:
- the LOC113273555 gene encoding uncharacterized protein LOC113273555, which yields MGLCNGTQLVVKQIGKRFIEGQIITGNSVGFHVCIPRMIFSPTGANLPFVFRRRQFPVKVCFAMTINKIQVQTLQQVGIYLPKPLFTHGQLYMAVSITTSKEGLKILIKKSDKQPLGFTQNIVYKEVFNNLHPGFIQVVDTPTRMPISETTKSNTGVLGVVETGIGTAISETPMRTAESQNRGPSKVAEIGSNNTLDDEGHPKKKRLLFHLHPTSGGCSTDDS from the exons ATGGGTCTCTGCAACGGAACACAATTAGTTGTAAAACAAATTGGTAAAAGGTTTATTGAAGGACAGATCATAACAGGGAACAGCGTTGGCTTTCATGTATGCATTCCAAGGATGATATTCTCTCCTACCGGAGCGAACTTACCTTTTGTATTCAGAAGAAGGCAATTCCCTGTAAAAGTATGTTTTGCTATGACAATCAACAAGATCCAAGTTCAAACACTACAGCAAGTGGGCATCTATTTGCCAAAACCACTTTTTACTCATGGACAATTATATATGGCAGTGTCTATAACGACATCAAAAGAAGGTTTGAAGATTCTGATAAAAAAAAGTGATAAACAACCACTAGGTTTTACACAGAATATTGTTTACAAAGAGGTCTTCAATAATTTGCACCCAG GTTTCATACAGGTTGTAGACACTCCAACAAGAATGCCAATTTCAGAAACTACAAAATCTAATACAGGTGTGCTTGGAGTTGTAGAAACTGGAATCGGAACTGCAATTTCAGAAACTCCAATGAGAACCGCAGAATCCCAGAATCGTGGCCCATCTAAAGTAGCTGAAATCGGAAGTAACAATACCTTGGATGATGAAGGACatccaaagaaaaaaagactACTTTTCCATCTACATCCAACTTCTGGAGGGTGTTCTACAGACGATTCTTAG